CTGCTGGCACCGCCGCGCGGCCGCATCCTCGACCGCTTCGGCGTCGAGCTGGCGAACAACCGTCGCAACTACCGCGTCCTTCTGGTCTCCGAACAGGCGACCGAGGGCGTCGAGGCGGCGCTCGACACCATCGGCAAGGTCATCCAGCTCCCCGATGCGCAGAAGAAGCGCGTGCTGCACGACATCGCGATGAACAAGAAATTCGTCCCGGTGCCGGTGGCCGAGAACCTGTCCTGGGAGGAATTCGCCCGCATCAACATGCATCTGCCCTATCTCGCCGGCGTGCAGCCGGATGTCGGGCAGACCCGCGACTATCCCTTCGGGGCCGAGCTGTCGCATGTGCTGGGCTATGTCGCCTCGGTCAGCCCCGACGACAAGAAGGATGCCGACGATCCGCTGCTGTCCCTGCCGGGCTTTCGCATCGGCAAGCGCGGCATCGAGAAGGCCTATGATTCCGAAGTCCGCGGCACCGCTGGCGCCAGCCGGGTGGAGGTCAACGCCTATGGCCGCGTGATCCGCGAGCTCAGCCGCGATCCCGGCGCGCCGGGCCAGGACGTGTGGCTTACCATCGACAAGGAGCTGCAGACCTTCACCACGCAGCGCCTGGGGGCGGAGAGCGCCGCCTGCGTCGTGCTCGATTGCCAGACCGGCGACGTGCTGGCGCTGGCCTCGACCCCCGGCTACGACCCCAACCTGTTCAATGTCGGCATCTCGCCCGACCAGTGGAAGGCGCTGACCACCGACGACCACAAGCCGCTGATGAACAAGGCGCTCAGCGGCGCCTATCCGCCGGGCTCGACCTTCAAGCCGGCGATGGCGCTGGCGGCGGTGCAGAACGGGCTGAAGGACCTGCACGTCAACTGCACCGGCGCCATCACGCTGGGCAATCACCAGTTCCATTGCTGGAAGCGCGGCGGCCATGGCGGCGTCGACCTGAAGCGCGGCATCGCGCAGTCCTGCGACGTGTTCTTCTACGAGGTCGCCCGCCGCCTCGGCATCGACAAGATGGAGGCCGCCGCCCGCGCCATGGGAATGGGCGCCGCCACCGGCATCGAGATCCCGGGCGAGAATTCCGGCTTCATCCCGGGCGCCGCCTGGAAGGAAGCGCGTTTCGGCATCCCCTGGCAGATGGGCGAGACGCTGAACACCGGCATCGGCCAGGGCTACGTGCTGGCGACGCCGCTGCAGCTCGCCACGCTCGCCGCGCGCATCGCCAGCGGACGGGCGGTCACGCCGCGCATCGCGCACACCGTCGGCACCCTCTCGCAGCCGCGCCCGCTGGCCGATCCGCTGCCGTTCTCCGACGAGGCGTTCGGCGCCGTGCGCGACGGCATGAACGCGGTGTGCAACGAGGGC
Above is a window of Rhizomicrobium sp. DNA encoding:
- the mrdA gene encoding penicillin-binding protein 2 translates to MPLFDRKDKSRYASFTRRSLGMSAGMAAVFAVLGGRLYQLQIRNGNEYMTEAEENRVNQRLLAPPRGRILDRFGVELANNRRNYRVLLVSEQATEGVEAALDTIGKVIQLPDAQKKRVLHDIAMNKKFVPVPVAENLSWEEFARINMHLPYLAGVQPDVGQTRDYPFGAELSHVLGYVASVSPDDKKDADDPLLSLPGFRIGKRGIEKAYDSEVRGTAGASRVEVNAYGRVIRELSRDPGAPGQDVWLTIDKELQTFTTQRLGAESAACVVLDCQTGDVLALASTPGYDPNLFNVGISPDQWKALTTDDHKPLMNKALSGAYPPGSTFKPAMALAAVQNGLKDLHVNCTGAITLGNHQFHCWKRGGHGGVDLKRGIAQSCDVFFYEVARRLGIDKMEAAARAMGMGAATGIEIPGENSGFIPGAAWKEARFGIPWQMGETLNTGIGQGYVLATPLQLATLAARIASGRAVTPRIAHTVGTLSQPRPLADPLPFSDEAFGAVRDGMNAVCNEGGTASRWRIAEPGMEMAGKTGTAQVRVITKQERSTGVLKDTALPWKMRDHGLFVAFAPVAAPRYALACIVEHGALGHPQVQIAHDVLLFAQKRNPLGMRTAYPTNAALAAPPAPLRGRG